Proteins encoded by one window of Roseibium sp. Sym1:
- the pqqE gene encoding pyrroloquinoline quinone biosynthesis protein PqqE: MTAANAKPVVGPPLGLLAELTHRCPLQCGYCSNPVELLKADRELDTQTWLDTFEQAADLGVLQIHLSGGEPTLRQDLDRIIACLSARNVYTNLITAAVTLTRDRLESFAEAGLDHVQVSFQGAHPDTTEMVGHYRNAHAKKRQAAAWVRELGLPLTVNAPIHKLNIHEVPDFVALGLELGAERLEIANVQYYGWAYLNRSALLPDHDAVMRQVDYVETVREDLAGILNIDFVTPDYYADYPKPCMGGWASDAFMITPDGTVLPCHAAQTITSMTFHKVSEKPLREIWERSEAFNRFRGFDWMPEPCRSCDRKEIDFGGCRCQAFAMTGDAAATDPTCIKSPHHAELRDLPPAEPIRRRVIGRQTEPA, encoded by the coding sequence ATGACTGCGGCAAATGCGAAACCTGTTGTCGGTCCGCCTCTCGGCTTGCTGGCGGAACTGACCCATCGTTGCCCCCTGCAATGCGGTTATTGCTCCAATCCCGTGGAGTTGCTCAAGGCCGACAGGGAGCTGGACACGCAAACCTGGCTGGACACGTTCGAACAGGCCGCCGATCTGGGCGTCCTCCAGATACATCTTTCCGGCGGCGAACCCACCCTGCGCCAGGACCTGGACAGGATCATCGCCTGCCTGAGCGCACGAAACGTCTATACGAATCTGATCACCGCCGCCGTCACGCTCACCCGGGACCGTCTGGAGAGCTTTGCCGAAGCCGGGCTCGACCATGTCCAGGTCAGTTTTCAGGGTGCGCATCCGGACACGACGGAAATGGTCGGGCATTACAGGAACGCCCATGCGAAGAAACGCCAGGCAGCGGCCTGGGTCCGTGAACTCGGCCTGCCGCTCACCGTCAACGCACCGATCCACAAGCTGAACATTCATGAAGTTCCCGACTTCGTTGCCCTTGGCCTGGAACTCGGCGCCGAACGGCTGGAAATCGCCAATGTCCAGTATTACGGCTGGGCCTATCTGAACCGCTCGGCCCTTCTGCCGGACCATGACGCGGTGATGCGCCAGGTCGACTATGTCGAGACGGTGCGCGAAGATCTGGCGGGCATCCTCAACATCGACTTTGTCACGCCGGATTATTATGCCGACTACCCAAAACCCTGCATGGGGGGCTGGGCCTCGGATGCCTTCATGATCACGCCGGACGGAACCGTGCTGCCATGTCACGCGGCCCAGACGATCACCTCGATGACCTTTCACAAGGTGAGTGAAAAACCGTTGCGCGAGATCTGGGAAAGGTCGGAAGCCTTCAACCGCTTTCGCGGCTTCGACTGGATGCCGGAACCCTGTCGCTCCTGCGACAGAAAGGAAATCGATTTCGGTGGCTGCCGTTGCCAGGCTTTCGCGATGACCGGTGATGCCGCGGCAACCGATCCGACCTGCATCAAGTCGCCTCACCACGCGGAACTGCGCGATCTCCCCCCCGCCGAACCGATCCGAAGACGCGTGATCGGCAGGCAGACCGAGCCTGCCTGA
- the pqqD gene encoding pyrroloquinoline quinone biosynthesis peptide chaperone PqqD encodes MTVPRTRMEITRTSRPLLPSHVHLRFDELRQKWVVLAPEKVLWPDEISADILRRCTGRDTVTDIVRGLAADYDASTEEIAPDVLTFLQEWSDRLLLRCGEDQ; translated from the coding sequence GTGACCGTGCCCCGCACCCGCATGGAAATCACGCGGACAAGCCGGCCCCTGCTGCCGTCACACGTCCACTTGCGCTTCGACGAGCTGCGGCAGAAATGGGTGGTGCTTGCGCCGGAAAAAGTGCTTTGGCCCGACGAGATCAGCGCGGACATCCTGCGTCGCTGCACCGGCAGGGACACCGTCACGGACATCGTTCGCGGCCTCGCGGCGGATTACGACGCCTCGACCGAGGAGATCGCCCCGGACGTGCTCACTTTTCTACAGGAGTGGTCCGACCGCCTGCTGCTGCGCTGCGGGGAGGACCAATGA
- a CDS encoding DMT family transporter — MFLYEAAALGAATLWALTGLLSAGPAQHLGAIAFNCTRMVLVALMLSAWVALTTGWGSIGNAHLLPLVLSGFIGIFLGDTALFLTLNRMGPRRTAMLFSLNAPMSAILGWMILGEHLNGTQVAGIGLTFLGVLLAIRFGKRKSQLHKWENIRGPVWVGVLVGLAAALSQSVGSLIARPIMETGADPVAASSIRVGVAAIGLLLLTRLPYSWVKPAGRLSLSIVGVIAVSGLLGMGLGMTLILFALSGGQVGIVATLSATTPVVMLPMMWWRTGEMPALGAWAGAALVVAGSALLFAS, encoded by the coding sequence ATGTTTCTCTATGAAGCCGCGGCGCTTGGCGCGGCGACGCTCTGGGCTCTGACGGGCCTCCTGTCCGCCGGCCCCGCACAACACCTTGGCGCCATTGCCTTCAATTGCACCCGCATGGTGCTGGTTGCGCTCATGTTGTCGGCATGGGTGGCCCTGACAACGGGCTGGGGCTCGATCGGCAACGCGCATCTTCTGCCACTGGTCCTGTCCGGTTTCATCGGCATCTTCCTGGGCGACACCGCGCTTTTCCTGACCCTGAACCGCATGGGCCCGCGCCGTACCGCCATGCTGTTTTCCCTGAATGCGCCGATGTCGGCGATCCTCGGCTGGATGATCCTGGGGGAACATCTCAACGGGACACAGGTCGCCGGGATCGGCCTGACCTTTCTGGGCGTGCTGCTGGCCATCCGCTTCGGCAAGCGCAAGTCGCAGCTGCACAAGTGGGAAAACATCCGCGGACCGGTCTGGGTCGGCGTGCTGGTCGGTCTCGCCGCCGCTCTGTCGCAATCCGTCGGTTCGCTGATTGCCCGGCCGATCATGGAAACCGGCGCCGACCCGGTTGCAGCTTCCAGCATCCGTGTCGGCGTGGCCGCCATCGGCCTCCTGCTTCTGACACGGCTGCCGTATTCGTGGGTCAAACCCGCCGGCAGGCTGAGCCTGTCCATAGTCGGCGTCATTGCCGTTTCCGGTCTTCTCGGCATGGGACTTGGCATGACCCTGATCCTGTTCGCGCTCTCCGGTGGCCAGGTCGGCATTGTCGCCACCCTGTCGGCAACGACACCGGTCGTCATGCTGCCGATGATGTGGTGGCGCACCGGGGAGATGCCCGCACTTGGCGCCTGGGCCGGAGCTGCGCTTGTCGTCGCCGGCAGCGCGCTTCTGTTTGCCAGTTGA
- the pqqC gene encoding pyrroloquinoline-quinone synthase PqqC produces the protein MSAVATARDLHTPAEPGIGSGVEPSAADEIRRAGRLLSPEELEQTLRTAGFERYHMHHPFHKLMNAGELTKAQMRAWALNRYCYQAAIPKKDAIILSRSEDPEFRREWRKRIVDHDGGETQEKDGGIKRWLKLAEGLDLDIEMVKSRKYALPATRFAVNAYIDLVSRSSLLVAVASSLTELFSPVAIGERVPAMLARYDYITEDTLAYFKPRLHQAPRDAEHALGLVMLWADTPDKQADAVDALLTKCDILWAMLDALHFAYVTPGLIAPGAFRPAIAE, from the coding sequence ATGAGTGCAGTCGCAACGGCGCGGGACCTACACACCCCGGCAGAACCCGGTATCGGAAGCGGCGTGGAGCCGTCGGCAGCCGACGAAATACGCCGGGCCGGACGCCTGCTCTCGCCCGAGGAGCTGGAACAGACACTGCGAACCGCCGGCTTCGAGCGTTATCACATGCACCACCCCTTCCATAAGCTGATGAACGCGGGTGAACTGACCAAGGCGCAGATGCGGGCCTGGGCCCTCAACCGCTATTGCTATCAGGCAGCCATCCCGAAGAAAGACGCCATCATCCTGTCCCGTTCGGAAGATCCGGAATTCCGCCGCGAATGGCGCAAGCGCATCGTTGATCATGACGGCGGCGAGACACAAGAAAAGGACGGTGGCATCAAGCGCTGGCTGAAGCTCGCCGAAGGGCTTGATCTGGACATCGAAATGGTCAAGTCCCGCAAATACGCCCTGCCCGCGACCCGCTTCGCGGTCAATGCCTATATCGATCTGGTGTCCCGGTCTTCCCTGCTGGTCGCGGTCGCCTCGTCCCTGACGGAGCTTTTTTCACCGGTCGCCATCGGCGAACGGGTCCCCGCCATGCTCGCCCGCTATGACTACATCACCGAGGACACGCTCGCCTATTTCAAGCCGCGCCTGCACCAGGCCCCGCGCGACGCCGAACACGCCCTCGGCCTTGTCATGCTCTGGGCCGATACGCCGGACAAGCAGGCGGATGCGGTCGACGCGCTGCTGACCAAGTGCGACATCCTCTGGGCGATGCTCGATGCCCTGCATTTCGCCTATGTGACACCGGGCCTGATCGCTCCGGGCGCGTTTCGGCCGGCCATAGCGGAATAG
- a CDS encoding sodium-dependent bicarbonate transport family permease, which translates to MAETIVSLAAQNLLSPIILFFALGLGAALVRSDLSVPEAAAKALSIYLLFAIGFKGGVSVSAHGVDAGLLMSLLAGLLLSFAIPFAAFGLLRVMTSLSTTDAAAVAGHYGSISIVTFVAGTSVLQSQGIASEGYLVAVAAVMEAPAILSALWLAARSPASGDPAGQSRGTGGLWREILLNGSIVLLVGSFAIGFLSGPKGLADIESFIVAPFKGVLCLFLLDMGLVAGRGLRASAGQLRPGLIGFGLLMPVLGSLAGLAAASVVGLSAGGTVLLMTLSASASYIAVPAAMRVALPEANPSIYLTMSLGITFPFNLTIGIPLYLSIAQAIGG; encoded by the coding sequence GTGGCGGAGACAATCGTTTCGCTGGCGGCGCAAAACCTGCTGTCGCCGATCATTCTGTTTTTTGCGCTTGGATTGGGAGCGGCACTCGTCCGCTCGGACCTGTCCGTGCCGGAAGCTGCCGCGAAGGCGCTGTCAATCTATCTGTTGTTCGCAATCGGCTTCAAGGGCGGTGTCAGCGTCAGCGCACACGGCGTCGATGCGGGACTTCTTATGTCGCTTCTGGCAGGTCTTCTCCTGTCCTTCGCGATCCCGTTTGCGGCTTTCGGGCTGCTGCGCGTCATGACCAGCCTGAGTACGACCGACGCGGCTGCCGTGGCGGGACATTACGGGTCGATCTCCATCGTCACCTTCGTGGCCGGCACATCGGTCCTGCAAAGTCAGGGCATTGCGAGCGAGGGTTACCTGGTGGCGGTCGCAGCGGTGATGGAAGCCCCGGCCATTCTGTCGGCGCTGTGGCTGGCGGCGCGGTCACCGGCGTCCGGAGACCCGGCCGGACAGTCCCGGGGCACGGGCGGGCTATGGCGCGAGATTCTTCTGAACGGTTCGATCGTCCTGCTTGTCGGCTCCTTCGCCATCGGGTTCCTGTCCGGACCGAAAGGGCTTGCGGACATCGAGAGTTTCATCGTTGCTCCCTTCAAGGGCGTGTTGTGCCTCTTTCTCCTGGATATGGGGCTGGTCGCCGGCCGGGGGCTGCGCGCCAGCGCCGGCCAGCTTCGTCCCGGACTGATCGGGTTCGGCCTGCTCATGCCCGTTCTGGGATCGCTTGCCGGTCTTGCCGCCGCGAGCGTGGTCGGCCTGTCGGCGGGCGGCACGGTGCTCCTGATGACACTCAGCGCGTCCGCCTCCTATATCGCGGTGCCCGCGGCCATGCGCGTTGCGTTGCCGGAAGCCAATCCGTCCATCTACCTGACCATGTCGCTGGGAATCACCTTTCCGTTCAACCTGACGATCGGCATTCCCCTTTATCTCAGCATTGCCCAGGCCATCGGAGGATAA
- the pqqA gene encoding pyrroloquinoline quinone precursor peptide PqqA → MKTWKKPTMTAVEAGFEVTRYMPAEIGTCGRKK, encoded by the coding sequence ATGAAGACCTGGAAGAAGCCGACCATGACCGCCGTCGAAGCCGGATTTGAAGTCACCCGCTACATGCCTGCCGAAATCGGCACCTGCGGCCGGAAGAAATAA
- a CDS encoding DinB family protein, whose translation MTADPGLYRRMAKYNSWMTEKVYAASEALSDADRKADRGAFFRSVHSTLNHLLFADRAWMRRFTGTPYEIKGMGVDLYEDFPELKTEHLRMCEDISAFTDQLTVDWLVGTLEWTSVTDKTTRSRPRWLLVTHMFNHQTHHRGQVSTLLSQAGVDIGVTDLPFMPDLVEQFS comes from the coding sequence ATGACGGCGGACCCAGGGCTTTATCGGCGCATGGCGAAGTACAATTCCTGGATGACGGAGAAGGTCTATGCCGCCTCCGAGGCGCTCAGCGACGCCGATCGCAAAGCCGACCGCGGCGCCTTCTTCCGGTCGGTGCACTCGACCCTGAACCATCTTCTCTTCGCCGATCGTGCCTGGATGCGCCGGTTCACCGGAACGCCCTACGAGATCAAGGGAATGGGTGTTGATCTTTACGAGGACTTCCCGGAGCTTAAAACCGAGCATTTGCGGATGTGCGAAGACATTTCCGCATTCACCGATCAGCTGACTGTCGACTGGCTCGTCGGAACTCTGGAATGGACCAGTGTTACCGACAAGACGACCCGCAGCCGGCCGCGCTGGCTCCTGGTCACCCACATGTTCAATCACCAGACACATCATCGCGGCCAGGTCTCGACGCTGCTGAGCCAGGCCGGCGTCGATATCGGCGTGACGGACCTCCCCTTCATGCCGGATCTGGTTGAACAGTTTTCCTGA
- a CDS encoding methyl-accepting chemotaxis protein: MKNLLARLSVTSTLAIVSAGVLTISMVVVGILLYQVALGQAQVAAQKKQDVNLRVAATLFQERVTDAKVTWDRSGNVTRIELAEIPAFADHEMIDSIGRMTGETATVFAWDPETKDFWRKTTNIIKGDGKRAVGTPLGQNGAVYPVVTKGQTFHGQATILGKDYFTVYQPIFATKGDIIGILYAGVEKAAVEANVWELMSRYTLLVLPVVVVSVLLLIFAIRRQLRPVTQLAEITTRIAQDDLQDDVPFGERTDQIGMLAQAVNTLRTRAGERLELAEQQRSSDEATVDRQNKVNDLIQSFRSSVSNVLTSVDETVHGLEETAAHLSDLSGQSASSATETLNSADEATSSVQTVASAAEELSTSIDEISRQVAQTTEVVSRATEGTRVTNEKVEGLAASASKIGEVVTLIQAIAEQTNLLALNATIEAARAGEAGKGFAVVAAEVKELATQTSKATEEISAQISAIQEATKESVNAIAEITTIMEEVNSYTGTIASAVSEQGSATGEISQNAQRAAEGTTFVSSRMSDLSGTVNQTSESSRSVLDASGLLSARTDELKQEVESFLSNVAAA, translated from the coding sequence ATGAAAAACTTACTGGCGCGCCTTAGTGTCACTTCGACACTGGCTATCGTATCCGCGGGTGTTTTGACCATCTCGATGGTGGTTGTTGGCATTCTTCTTTACCAGGTCGCATTGGGGCAGGCCCAGGTAGCCGCCCAAAAGAAGCAGGATGTCAACCTGCGTGTCGCGGCGACCCTGTTTCAGGAACGTGTCACGGACGCGAAGGTGACCTGGGACCGATCGGGAAACGTCACCCGCATAGAACTTGCGGAAATTCCGGCCTTTGCGGATCACGAAATGATCGATTCGATCGGGCGGATGACCGGCGAAACGGCCACCGTGTTCGCATGGGACCCCGAGACCAAGGATTTCTGGCGCAAGACCACCAATATCATCAAGGGCGACGGCAAGCGCGCCGTCGGCACGCCACTCGGACAAAACGGCGCGGTCTACCCCGTCGTCACCAAGGGCCAGACCTTTCACGGCCAGGCAACCATCCTCGGCAAGGACTATTTCACGGTGTACCAGCCGATCTTCGCCACGAAAGGCGATATCATCGGCATTCTTTATGCCGGCGTGGAAAAGGCCGCGGTCGAGGCCAATGTGTGGGAACTCATGAGCCGCTACACCCTGCTGGTGCTGCCGGTGGTGGTTGTGTCCGTTCTTCTGCTGATCTTCGCGATCCGCCGGCAATTGCGCCCGGTCACACAGCTTGCGGAGATTACGACCAGGATTGCGCAGGATGATCTTCAGGACGACGTTCCCTTTGGGGAACGCACCGACCAGATCGGCATGCTCGCACAGGCGGTCAACACGCTCAGAACCAGAGCCGGTGAACGGCTTGAACTGGCCGAACAGCAACGCAGTTCGGACGAAGCCACCGTGGACCGCCAGAACAAGGTGAACGACCTGATCCAGTCGTTCAGATCCAGCGTTTCCAACGTCCTGACCTCCGTCGACGAAACCGTTCACGGCCTGGAGGAAACGGCGGCCCACCTGTCCGACCTGTCGGGGCAAAGCGCCTCAAGCGCGACCGAAACGTTGAACTCCGCCGACGAGGCGACATCCAGCGTTCAGACCGTTGCCAGCGCCGCGGAGGAACTGTCCACCTCGATCGACGAGATTTCCCGCCAGGTTGCCCAGACGACCGAGGTGGTCAGCCGCGCCACAGAAGGCACGCGGGTCACCAACGAGAAGGTGGAAGGGCTCGCGGCGTCGGCATCAAAGATCGGCGAAGTCGTTACCCTGATCCAGGCGATTGCGGAACAGACCAACCTGCTTGCCCTGAACGCCACCATCGAGGCGGCCCGCGCCGGCGAGGCCGGCAAGGGCTTTGCGGTTGTTGCGGCCGAGGTGAAGGAACTCGCGACCCAGACCTCCAAGGCGACCGAGGAGATCAGCGCCCAGATTTCAGCGATCCAGGAGGCAACGAAGGAGTCGGTCAATGCGATCGCCGAGATCACCACGATCATGGAAGAGGTGAACTCCTACACCGGAACGATCGCGTCCGCAGTGAGCGAACAGGGATCCGCAACCGGCGAGATCTCTCAAAACGCCCAGCGCGCGGCGGAAGGCACCACGTTTGTCTCCTCCCGCATGTCCGACCTGTCCGGCACGGTGAACCAGACGTCGGAATCGTCTCGATCGGTTCTTGATGCCTCCGGGTTGCTCTCCGCCAGGACGGATGAACTCAAGCAGGAAGTCGAATCCTTCCTCAGCAACGTTGCCGCCGCATAG
- a CDS encoding TenA family protein: MTTQFDGSFRDFLAADPGARFTDWLAARAEPYWSDAANHVFTQAIGDGSVPEEAYARYLIEDYTFITDLASTIGFLVAKAPAMRSKSRLSGFLALLTSEENDYFLRSFKALGVDPEVYEAAAQGPVTRAFAELLLTASGKGRYTEGLACLLCAEWCYLTWGLREAQKPRPHAFYLAEWIDLHAVAGFQEFVGWLREEMDSLGPALSPEEQEEAAICFRKMSALEVAFFETAWTGQPPTLPVSP, encoded by the coding sequence ATGACCACGCAGTTCGACGGATCCTTCCGGGACTTTCTCGCGGCTGATCCCGGGGCCCGCTTCACCGACTGGCTGGCGGCAAGGGCGGAGCCCTATTGGTCCGATGCCGCGAACCACGTCTTCACGCAGGCGATCGGTGACGGCTCCGTGCCAGAGGAAGCCTATGCCCGCTACCTGATCGAGGACTATACGTTCATTACCGATCTGGCATCGACGATCGGGTTTCTGGTGGCCAAGGCGCCCGCCATGCGTTCCAAGTCCCGCCTGTCCGGTTTTCTGGCCTTGCTGACTTCGGAGGAAAACGACTATTTCCTTCGCTCGTTCAAAGCCCTCGGCGTAGACCCCGAAGTCTACGAGGCCGCGGCCCAGGGCCCTGTCACCCGTGCCTTTGCCGAACTTCTGCTGACCGCCTCCGGCAAAGGACGTTACACCGAGGGTCTCGCCTGCCTGCTTTGCGCGGAATGGTGCTACCTCACCTGGGGCCTCCGCGAAGCGCAAAAACCGCGCCCGCATGCCTTTTATCTCGCCGAATGGATCGACCTGCACGCCGTTGCCGGTTTCCAGGAGTTTGTCGGCTGGCTGCGCGAGGAAATGGACAGTCTGGGCCCGGCGCTTTCGCCCGAGGAACAGGAAGAGGCCGCTATCTGCTTCCGCAAGATGAGCGCGCTCGAAGTTGCCTTTTTCGAAACGGCCTGGACGGGCCAGCCGCCGACGCTGCCGGTCAGCCCCTGA
- a CDS encoding P-II family nitrogen regulator has protein sequence MEMNAAKRVEIIIEAPMETRLTDALDGAGVTGYTILPVMGGSGQSGRWSREGQVSRAGGMVAIICIIRPDRLESLLEAAFAVVERHIGVISVSDCSVLRAERF, from the coding sequence ATGGAAATGAACGCCGCCAAACGGGTCGAAATCATCATCGAGGCGCCGATGGAGACCCGTCTCACGGATGCGCTCGACGGCGCCGGGGTCACCGGTTACACAATCCTGCCGGTGATGGGCGGCAGCGGCCAGTCCGGCCGCTGGAGCCGGGAAGGGCAGGTGTCGCGCGCCGGGGGCATGGTGGCGATCATCTGCATCATCCGGCCGGACCGTCTCGAGTCATTGCTGGAGGCCGCTTTCGCGGTGGTCGAGCGCCATATAGGCGTCATTTCCGTGAGCGACTGTTCGGTCCTGCGCGCCGAACGGTTCTGA
- a CDS encoding HD-GYP domain-containing protein: protein MTRILAVSENWNSFPKQFAKLATLYPVKYLPFSKFTLEDVTEDTLLLVDFQDIRPEHLKVLKPLTKASENASLGLLDIRSRQQVLQARELGVFHLVDREDKLPNLLMKLRGMLGDYSKPKLPAGLPETTARTVVSTSAALDQMSVAALSGAPLPMRMLAGTAKDISASLVTDGIDNWLTAVQSHHSHTYCHTMMVTGHAISFSHALGLPRQEQYLMGLGGLVHDLGKVKIPLSILDKPGKLTDHERELVNRHPLYSQEILKSRNEVPGQVIDMALSHHEFLDGTGYPEGLRGDRIPKRVRLLTIVDIFSALTEKRAYKDSFPPSKALAIMADMGGKLDAGLLRQFRSLVLNSDFGRIRRPAG, encoded by the coding sequence ATGACGCGAATTCTGGCAGTCTCCGAGAATTGGAATTCGTTTCCGAAACAGTTTGCGAAACTCGCAACCCTTTATCCTGTCAAATACCTTCCGTTCTCGAAATTCACTCTGGAAGACGTTACGGAAGACACGCTTCTTCTCGTCGACTTTCAGGATATCCGGCCGGAACACCTGAAGGTTCTCAAACCACTCACCAAGGCGAGCGAAAACGCTTCCTTGGGATTGCTTGATATCAGGAGCCGCCAGCAGGTTCTGCAAGCGCGCGAACTGGGTGTTTTCCATCTGGTCGACCGTGAGGACAAGCTGCCCAACCTGCTGATGAAGCTGCGGGGAATGCTGGGCGACTATTCGAAGCCGAAACTTCCGGCAGGCCTTCCCGAGACAACGGCGCGGACCGTCGTATCCACATCAGCAGCGCTCGACCAGATGTCGGTGGCGGCGCTCTCCGGCGCGCCGCTTCCCATGCGCATGCTGGCCGGCACCGCCAAGGACATCTCCGCTTCGCTGGTCACGGACGGCATCGACAACTGGCTGACAGCGGTCCAAAGCCACCACAGCCATACCTATTGCCACACCATGATGGTGACGGGGCATGCGATCAGCTTCTCCCACGCCCTGGGCCTGCCCCGCCAAGAGCAGTATCTGATGGGGCTCGGCGGTCTGGTGCATGATCTGGGCAAGGTCAAGATTCCGCTCTCCATCCTGGACAAACCCGGCAAGCTCACGGACCACGAGCGCGAACTCGTGAACAGGCATCCGCTCTACAGCCAGGAGATCCTGAAAAGCCGGAACGAGGTTCCGGGACAGGTTATCGACATGGCCTTGTCGCACCATGAATTTCTGGACGGCACGGGCTATCCGGAAGGTCTGCGCGGTGACCGGATCCCGAAACGCGTTCGCTTGCTCACGATCGTGGACATCTTTTCCGCGCTGACGGAAAAACGCGCCTACAAGGACAGCTTCCCGCCGAGCAAGGCGCTCGCCATCATGGCGGACATGGGCGGCAAGCTCGACGCGGGCCTGTTGCGCCAGTTCCGCAGCCTGGTTCTCAACTCGGATTTCGGCCGGATCAGGCGGCCGGCCGGCTAG
- a CDS encoding carbonic anhydrase, producing the protein MSLNFPEHLMAGYGRYLSKGFVRHRETHERLAVYGQTPQVMVISCCDSRVTPEGIFNVGPGELFVVRNVANLVPPYEDTEGQHGTSAAIEFAVNGLKVRHIVVMGHGQCGGVKAFRENANAPMATGQFIGRWIKLLEPAAIAMACMPVDKADDPQLAMEYAGIRQSLKNLMTFPFVDNAVQQGELTLHGSWFDIGSGELRVMDPESQRFEQAAPVAVKSAE; encoded by the coding sequence ATGTCCTTGAATTTTCCAGAACATCTCATGGCGGGGTACGGCCGGTATCTCAGCAAGGGCTTCGTGCGTCACAGGGAAACGCATGAGCGTCTTGCGGTCTATGGCCAGACGCCGCAGGTCATGGTGATTTCGTGCTGTGACAGCCGGGTGACGCCGGAAGGGATCTTCAATGTCGGTCCCGGTGAGCTGTTCGTGGTGCGAAACGTCGCCAATCTCGTGCCGCCCTACGAGGATACCGAGGGCCAGCACGGCACCAGCGCGGCGATCGAATTCGCGGTCAACGGCCTGAAGGTCAGGCATATCGTGGTCATGGGCCACGGCCAGTGCGGTGGTGTGAAGGCCTTCCGGGAAAACGCCAATGCGCCGATGGCGACGGGCCAGTTCATCGGCCGCTGGATCAAGCTTCTGGAGCCGGCGGCGATAGCCATGGCCTGTATGCCGGTGGACAAGGCGGACGACCCGCAGCTGGCGATGGAATATGCCGGCATCCGGCAATCGTTGAAAAACCTGATGACATTTCCCTTTGTCGACAATGCTGTTCAACAGGGCGAACTCACCTTGCATGGCTCCTGGTTCGATATCGGGTCGGGAGAGCTCAGGGTCATGGACCCTGAAAGCCAGCGCTTTGAACAGGCGGCGCCGGTGGCGGTCAAGAGTGCCGAGTGA
- the pqqB gene encoding pyrroloquinoline quinone biosynthesis protein PqqB: MKIRVLGSAAGGGFPQWNCNAPLSRAVREKKPGFRVRTQSSIAASADGRSWAVFNASPDIREQIAASPDLQPRADGPLRHTPIEAVVLTNADVDHIAGLLSLREREPFILYATARVLKTLGENSIFQVLNPEVVERRELPLEGVTELEGPRGPLGLSVETFAVSGKVALFLENTDDDNFGTAPGDTIGIALRTSASQGTDGTLFYIPGCAAVDDALRERIDGGACLMFDGTVFHDTEMADTGVGSKTGARMGHMAIGGEHGTLAALRNVDLGRRIFVHINNTNPILDPASDAAKTVEAAGWEIGYDGMELTL; encoded by the coding sequence GTGAAAATCAGGGTCCTCGGATCCGCGGCTGGTGGCGGCTTTCCCCAATGGAACTGTAACGCCCCGCTGAGCCGTGCAGTGCGTGAAAAAAAGCCCGGCTTTCGCGTTCGGACGCAATCGAGCATCGCTGCGAGCGCGGATGGCCGAAGCTGGGCTGTTTTCAATGCCTCACCCGATATTCGCGAACAGATCGCCGCGAGCCCGGATTTGCAGCCCCGGGCGGACGGACCGCTCAGGCACACGCCGATCGAGGCCGTTGTCCTGACGAATGCGGATGTCGACCATATCGCCGGTCTCCTTTCCTTGCGGGAGCGCGAACCCTTCATTCTCTACGCAACCGCCAGGGTGCTGAAAACCCTCGGCGAAAACAGCATCTTTCAGGTGTTGAACCCGGAGGTGGTGGAACGCCGCGAGCTTCCGCTCGAAGGCGTCACCGAGCTCGAAGGACCCCGTGGCCCGCTCGGACTGAGCGTTGAAACCTTCGCCGTTTCCGGCAAGGTCGCGCTGTTTCTGGAAAATACGGACGACGACAATTTCGGCACAGCCCCTGGCGACACGATCGGCATCGCGCTCAGGACATCGGCCTCGCAGGGGACAGACGGAACGCTGTTCTACATACCCGGCTGCGCTGCGGTGGACGACGCGCTGCGGGAACGGATCGACGGCGGCGCCTGCCTGATGTTCGACGGCACGGTCTTCCACGACACGGAGATGGCCGACACCGGTGTCGGCAGCAAGACCGGCGCACGCATGGGCCACATGGCCATCGGCGGAGAGCATGGCACGCTGGCCGCCTTGAGGAATGTCGATCTCGGCCGCAGGATTTTCGTTCACATCAACAATACAAACCCGATCCTCGACCCCGCCTCGGACGCCGCGAAAACGGTGGAAGCGGCGGGCTGGGAGATCGGCTATGACGGGATGGAGTTGACGTTATGA